In a genomic window of Quercus lobata isolate SW786 chromosome 4, ValleyOak3.0 Primary Assembly, whole genome shotgun sequence:
- the LOC115983982 gene encoding F-box protein At5g49610-like produces MEDIFSNEDLAMEILSRLSPKNLLRCKGVSKRWTSLISDPSFVRIHHQRSRCISGLLVQEFKEYGGNFFGDDYFLYASVNGELGIFKLMDESFPQPTSVIMASCDGLICYRSRRTRDVEVLDIVVWNPMTQERLTLRPTGCYVGSIFGLAFYPFGSSAKMIPCFKVVSIQRPKHDQNSYSFVIYSSETGKWKTSLEVCYCKDELHKNKHIYVNGRFYWLTSNQNIITFEVDEELSGVITVPGSKWLDGGARLACLGDSDGYLHYVCIDMSELRVWMLTDPCKPIWVLKHHLNIDQFGEESRDHYIHRVRQSPEMIGDSFVVDAQTFHDEVVYLSLRGRLCSYDFKTGRLRFFFNGLYLRHMTEVQATVLPYTPTLATIGIPWLKQNSGGASISFASTSFNYQGRPRKKLKTRKT; encoded by the coding sequence ATGGAAGACATTTTTTCAAATGAGGATTTAGCAATGGAAATTTTAAGTCGCTTGTCACCTAAGAACCTTTTAAGGTGCAAGGGTGTATCCAAGAGGTGGACGAGCCTTATATCTGATCCATCCTTTGTGCGTATTCACCATCAGAGGTCAAGATGCATTTCGGGACTCCTTGTTCAAGAGTTTAAGGAGTATGGGGGTAATTTTTTTGGAGATGATTATTTCCTTTACGCTAGTGTTAATGGTGAATTGGGCATATTTAAATTGATGGATGAAAGTTTCCCTCAACCGACTTCTGTCATTATGGCTTCATGTGATGGACTCATCTGTTATAGAAGTCGTCGAACTAGGGATGTAGAGGTGCTGGACATAGTTGTTTGGAACCCAATGACCCAGGAACGGTTAACCTTGAGACCCACTGGCTGCTATGTTGGTAGCATCTTCGGATTGGCTTTCTACCCATTTGGTTCTTCAGCAAAGATGATCCCTTGCTTTAAAGTGGTCAGCATTCAGCGTCCAAAACATGACCAAAATTcctattcctttgtgatctaCTCATCGGAGACAGGCAAATGGAAAACTTCCCTTGAAGTGTGCTATTGCAAGGATGAGCTTCACAAGAACAAACACATTTATGTTAATGGAAGGTTTTACTGGTTGACGAGCAATCAGAACATAATCACTTTTGAGGTGGATGAGGAGTTATCTGGAGTCATTACAGTACCAGGTTCTAAGTGGTTGGATGGAGGTGCAAGACTGGCTTGCCTTGGGGATTCAGATGGGTATCTTCATTATGTGTGTATAGATATGTCTGAACTTAGGGTCTGGATGTTAACAGATCCTTGCAAGCCCATTTGGGTTCTTAAGCACCATTTAAATATAGATCAatttggtgaagaatcaagggATCATTATATCCATCGTGTACGGCAGTCTCCTGAAATGATTGGAGATTCTTTTGTAGTGGACGCTCAAACTTTCCATGATGAAGTTGTGTATTTGTCTTTACGAGGTAGGTTATGTTCGTACGATTTCAAAACTGGAAGGCTAAGATTCTTCTTTAATGGCTTGTACCTGAGACATATGACTGAAGTTCAGGCCACTGTGCTCCCATATACACCAACCTTGGCAACAATTGGCATTCCCTGGTTGAAACAGAATTCTGGTGGTGCTTCTATCTCTTTTGCTTCAACATCTTTTAATTACCAAGGAAGAcctagaaaaaaattgaaaacaaggaAGACCTAG